The window TGGGAGGCTTCGCCGAAGTCACTGAAATATGAGCCGAAAAACGCTCTGAGTGACGGCGGCGACGGGCTTTTGTTCTACAAAAAACTATTGGACATGATACCCGATTTATGCCATATAAACGGGGTGGCTCTTTTCGAACTGGGACAGGGTCAGCACGAGAGTGCAGCGGTTTTGCTTAAACAGAACAACTATAAAAAAATCAAAGATTATCAAGGGATAGAAAGGGTACTTGCTTGGACAAACTTGTAATAGAAGGCGGCCGTGAACTCAGCGGCACAATACGCATCAGCGGCGCAAAGAATGCCGCACTTCCCATCCTCTCCGCAGTTATTCTGGCAGACGGAGAATACAACATCAGTGAAGCTCCCGAACTTGTTGACATCGCAACAATGCTGAAACTGCTGAACGAGTTCGGAATATCTTCCGAACGCACAGGCAAGTCGGTTAAAATAAACAGCCAGTACAACCATGAAGGCTACATAGCTCCCTATGAGCTTGTTAAAACAATGAGAGCCAGCGTGCTTGCTCTGGGGCCGCTTCTGGCCAGAAAGGGCAGGGCGAAGGTATCTCTGCCGGGCGGATGCGCAATAGGCGAGCGTCCTGTTGACCTCCACCTGAAAGCACTGGAAGCCATGGGCGCAAAGATAGTCGTTGAACACGGCTACATCTATGCGGAATGCCCCAAGCTGAAAGGCGCAATAATCAACTTTGACATAGTAACGGTGACAGGCACCGAAAACATAATGATGGCGGCATGCCTTGCAGATGGCGAAACTGTTCTGCGCAACGCCGCACAGGAACCCGAGGTTGTTGATCTTGCACGCTTCCTTAAAAAGATGGGCGCAAGGATAACCGGAGAGGGAACCAGCGAAATCCGCATAATGGGCGTTGAAAAGCTTTACAGCACAGATTACGCCATCATGCCCGACCGTATCGAGGCCGGAACCTTCATCTGCTGTGTGGGTGCTGCGGGCGGCAGTGTTGAGATAACCAACGTGCCCGTGGACGTTATGCGCACCACTCTGGACAAAATAGCCGAAACAGGCCTCCAGATCGACAGAATAAACAGCACCACAATCAGGGTTACAAAAACAAAACCACTTGTTTCCACAGACGTTTCAACAGCTCCCTATCCCGGCTTTCCCACAGACATGCAGGCGCAGTTCATGAGCCTTATGACAGTGGGCAACGGGTTCTCTGTGGTAACCGAGAACATATTCGAAAACAGATTCATGCACGTTGCCGAGCTTAAGCGTATGGGAGCCGACATCAAGCTGAAAGACAAATCAGCAATGATAAGAGGCGTTAAGGGACTCACGGGAGCACCTGTTATGGCTTCCGACCTGCGTGCCAGCGCCAGCCTTGTTATAGCTGCGCTGATGGCCGACGGCAAAACCGAAATATCAAGACTTTATCACCTCGACAGAGGCTACGAGGACTTTGTCGAAAAACTGAGCGGGGCCGGAGCCAGCCTTGCAAGGGTTAAGGAATAATGAGAACTGACGACTGCATAAACGTTGCCCTGCCCAAAGGCAGGCTTGCTGAGGATACCGTTGAGCTTTTCCTTAAAAAAGGGATAACCAGAGAAGGGGTTGTGGATTTCAACTCCCGCATGCTCACCTTCCACGACGAAGTGAACAACATCAAGTTCATGATGGTTAGAAATATGGACGTCTCCACCTACGTCAAACACGGCGCAGCCGACATCGGCGTTGTGGGCAAGGACATCCTGCTGGAATCCGCCGCAGACGTTTATGAATACCTCGATCTGGGATTCGGCTATTGCCGTCTCTGTGTTGCCGGACTGAAAGACAGCGACCACTCATATCGCCACGATATGGTGGTGGCAACAAAATATCCCTCCCTCACAAAGAACTTTTTTGCGGGAAAGGGTGTCTTTGTTGAGACAATAAAACTTTACGGTTCAATAGAGCTCTCGCCCATAGTCGGGCTTTCGGATTTCATTGTCGACCTTGTGTCCACAGGCCAGACCCTTAAAAAGAACGGTCTGGTGGAGGTTGAAACAATGCTGGAATCCACCGCACGCCTCATAGGCAACAAGAGCATGGCGAAAGTGAAGTATCAGAGAATCAGGGAAATACTGGAAGTTGTGGAGTCGGCATGAAAACAAATTTTTTTTTTATTGCGTTAATAACTCTTTTTTCATTTAACGCACTTGCAGCCACCATTGACTCTGTGGAGATAAAAGGAAACCGCAGGGTACCCACCGCTACTATTCAAAAATACACAGTTAAAGAGGGCACCGAGTTCGATCTGGGCGCAGTGGACAGAAGCATAAAGTCTCTGTTCGCATCCGGTCTGGTGACTGATGCCGCAGTGGACATGAAGGTTGACGAGGACAGGCTGGTGCTTGTTTATCAGATATCCGAAAAGCCCTATGTGAACAGTGTCTATTTCAACGGTAACTCCGAAATAAAGACCAGAATTCTCGAAGAGACTGTAAACCCCATGGCGGGACAGCTTCTGGACAGCAAAAAGGTTGAGACCAACCTTGCCCTGATTCAGGAAAAATATGCCGACGAGAAGTTCTATACCGCAAAGATAAATGTTGAGGTTGAGGACAGAAACGACAACTCGGTTGACATTGTCTACAGCATTGACGAAGGCGTTCAGGCCAAGATATATGACATCAAGATCGTCGGAAATAAATATTTCTCCAAAAAGCAGATACTTAAATCCATCGAAACAAGCAAAAAAGGCTTCTGGTCAT of the Seleniivibrio woodruffii genome contains:
- the hisG gene encoding ATP phosphoribosyltransferase; translated protein: MRTDDCINVALPKGRLAEDTVELFLKKGITREGVVDFNSRMLTFHDEVNNIKFMMVRNMDVSTYVKHGAADIGVVGKDILLESAADVYEYLDLGFGYCRLCVAGLKDSDHSYRHDMVVATKYPSLTKNFFAGKGVFVETIKLYGSIELSPIVGLSDFIVDLVSTGQTLKKNGLVEVETMLESTARLIGNKSMAKVKYQRIREILEVVESA
- the murA gene encoding UDP-N-acetylglucosamine 1-carboxyvinyltransferase translates to MDKLVIEGGRELSGTIRISGAKNAALPILSAVILADGEYNISEAPELVDIATMLKLLNEFGISSERTGKSVKINSQYNHEGYIAPYELVKTMRASVLALGPLLARKGRAKVSLPGGCAIGERPVDLHLKALEAMGAKIVVEHGYIYAECPKLKGAIINFDIVTVTGTENIMMAACLADGETVLRNAAQEPEVVDLARFLKKMGARITGEGTSEIRIMGVEKLYSTDYAIMPDRIEAGTFICCVGAAGGSVEITNVPVDVMRTTLDKIAETGLQIDRINSTTIRVTKTKPLVSTDVSTAPYPGFPTDMQAQFMSLMTVGNGFSVVTENIFENRFMHVAELKRMGADIKLKDKSAMIRGVKGLTGAPVMASDLRASASLVIAALMADGKTEISRLYHLDRGYEDFVEKLSGAGASLARVKE